A stretch of DNA from Chanos chanos chromosome 11, fChaCha1.1, whole genome shotgun sequence:
GATCGTCACAGCCATCTCGGTCTCTTTTACTGAGGTCATGTTATTTAATTGTTCTGAATTCAGAAGCGTTTGTGTTCGCGACTGTGTGGTACTTAAATTCtgcagaaagcgggtttagtgaaaactcagagctagttaactcagagtaagtagtaaacctcctaataaagTTTCATTTACCCaggaaaacaaagccatagggctcttctttTAGGGGGTTTGCTACTTGCTCTGAGCTAACTGACTCTCAAATTTTCATTAATCCGATTTCTGGAATGCCCCCCTGATCACAGGATTTCTCAGCAAATCTCATTTTCCGTTTTACCATAGGGTGGCGGCAGAGTGAGTCTTTTGTACTGCGCATAATTTGAAACACCACCGACAAAGCACGCTGCATATTTGACACCCGCAGTCGCCACGGACAGAAGCTTCCAGATGGACGCGCAGTCCCCTACTTGAGAAAGACATTATTTCAGTATGTCTCAGGCCTCTTCTGACTATACGGACCGCGGAGGTCAAAGGGAATCCAGCCTGGTAAGTTCTGTCACAATGTAGTATCTGCAATTAGTTAGCGTGTTTGTAGCTAGTTTGAGGCGATATACACACACCGGTGTTGGTACAGGAATAGATGAAAGTAAAACAGCTGGTCTAGGTGTACGTTAGATAAGCCAAAACTGTTATATCTCTTCGGTCACGCAGTTGCATGCTATTTCTTGTAGCTACACCGAGACAACAGATAAACCTTCATGCCTTGACTTGAACACAGAAGTAGTGGGTAGTCAGAGCTGTCAGCTGACAGTTTGGCTAACTCGTGTGGAGGGCTTTTAATAGAGGTGCACGAATGTCTCCGCTATGAAGAGACGATTGACAAGACATATATGTTCGATTGCTTGGTTCTtttgtgtacacacaaacacacgcctaGGGCCCTTTGAGTTTGGACTATATTCCCACTGAAGAAGAGCGGCGAGTCTTCAGAGAATGCGGCCAGGAGAGCTTCTGGTATAGATGTGAGTAGATCTTCAAGCTCACCCGGTCTGCCTCCGTAATACGCCATACAGAAGCCCGAACACAATGCAAACAACacactctctatttctctccgtcttattttcccttctttgacagctgtccctgtctctgtaatTAGCATGGCACTCACTCAGTTTCTCATCTCAAGAGGTAccatgttctgtattttacatgcAGAGATTCACACAATACATAAACAATCTTAAGTATGATAATtagtttattgtattttattattttcttttaacctTCCTGGCTATTAGGAGCACTGACGTCATCAACCAGGCTTGGATCGCTGCCAAAAGTTGCATGTGAGTAAAAATATGCAACTGCTATGGCAGTGtagtacattttgtgtgtgtgtgtgtgtgtaagtttcaAGTCTTAACTTTACTtggagcccaatatcactgtttttctcaaatggctttacatgcccacaacaagcAAAATACACTGAaggtgtatgtgtttctgtgtgtgtagtcgCTTGTGTATGAGGctacctttgtgtgtgtgtgtgtatgtgtttatactgatagcgtgtgtgtatgttgatgtGTATAGTCGCAGGTGTGTGTGACTAGgcctacttgtgtgtgtgtgtatgtcaatgTGTGTAGTTGCTGGAGTATGCGGCTACCTGTGTGAGTatactcactgtgtgtgtgtgtgtgtgtgtgtgtgtgtgtgtgtgtgtgtgtgagtatactcacagtgtgtgtgtgagtatactcacagtgtgtgtgtgtgtgtgtgtgtgtgtgagtatactcacagtgtgtgtgtgtgtgtgtagttgctggtgtgtgtggctACCTGTGTGAGTatactcacagtgtgtgtgtgtgtgagtatactcactgtgtgtgtgtgtgtgtgtgtgtgtgtgtgtgagtatactcacagtgtgtgtgtgtgtgtgtgtgtgagagtatactcacagtgtgtgtgtgtgtgtgtgtgtgagagtatactcacagtgtgtgtgtgtgtgtgtgtgtgtgtgtgtgtgtgtgtgtgtgtgtgtgtgtgtgagtatactcacagtgtgtgtgtgtgtgtgtgtgtgtgagtatactcacagtgtgtgtgtgtgtgtgtgtgtgtgtgtgagagtatactcacagtgtgtgtgtgtgtgtgtgtgtgtgtgtgtgtgagtatactcacagtgtgtgtgtgtgtgtgtgtgtgagagtatactcacagtgtgtgtgtgtgtgtgtgtatgagtatactcacagtgtgtgtgtgtgtgtgtgtgtgtgtgtgtagttgctGGTGTGTGCGGCTACCTGGCAGGAAAGATGTCCTATATGAAGACGTGCCAGGAAAAGTTTAAGAATTTGGAACACTCCCCTCTAGGAGAAGCTTTACGTCAGAGACAGCGCCACATCCCACCAcagtacgtacacacacacacacacacgcacacgcacacacacacacatcccaccacagtacacacacgcacacacacacacacacacacacacacacacacacacacacatcccagcacagtgcacacgcacacacacacacacacacacacacacacacatcccaccacagtacgtacgcacacacacacacacacacacacacacccacatcccaCCAcagtacgtacacacacacacacacacacacacacacacacatcccagcacagtacacacacacacacacacgcacacacacacacacacacacatcccagcacagtacacacacacacacacacatcccagcacagtacacacacacacacacacacacacacacacatcccagcacagtacacacacacatcccagcacagtacacacacacacacacacacacacacacacccacacaccccacccatcccagcacagtacacacacacacactcacacacatcccagcacagtacacacacacacacacacacacacacacacacacctcacacacaccacaccccatCCCAgcatcagtacacacacacacacacacatcccagcacagtacacacaccacacacacacacacacaccacccatcccagcacagtaaaacacaccacacacacacacacatcccaccacagtatggacacacaaacacaaagtacaATACGCAGAAATACAGATACATggtacactcacacatacacgcacacacacacacaggcaaacaaaaagCATGCACGCCTACAGGCAAAGAATAAgaacatatacagacacacagtacacatgcaaacacactcacacacagaccagccaCTGTAAACTttaatacatgcacacacacacacagactttcttctctgtattctgttgttttgtgtcccAGGTTTTATTCATGAACAGTCTAAACTCAATGAACCTGATAAACCTGTGTTTGAGCCAGGACCCCAGGAGCCCTCCTACAAGCAGGATTTTCCCTACAGTGACCCTCCATTCTTGAGCTCCAGCAGCCGCTCTGACTcaccaggtacacacacccactgtgCACAGGCCCGGCCACCTGTCACCATCCCTAGTCTGGGCAGAGAGATGTCGTTCAGGACCCTGTGGAGAGCTCTGTGCTCCAGGAGAGGGTCAAGTTAAGGGCAGTCCACATGGTTTGGAATGGAAAagacattttgattttaaaactgATATCAAGCCATTAATGTCGTTTGATGAGTTATAATGTATTAACATTGTAACTGTGCTGTAAAGAACAGTTGGATATCAGTAAGAGAGTTGGTATGTAAGCCCGTAGGGTTTCCTTCAGAGACTGTTTGTCTAGTATCTATGCATTAGGTTTACTTACTTTGTATAATTACATTCACTTACACAAGAAACATTATAGGagaattttatttaatttgaataaatttgattatttattcaaatgttttcttcaATTGTTTACCAagataattaaatgaatttcagtGCTTTTTTAAATAGAATTAATTGTAATTAATAATTACACTAGGGATGTTAATAATTAAGCATTAGCCGACAATAAGAATTTTGACCGATTAATACTATCAGTTTCGTCCAAGTAATTAAAAGGTTGCCGCATtgtaaagaaaaacaggctATACATATCAGTCAACCCATGGGGGCGTTTTGACCTGTGCAGCCAACCACACAGGCCTACGGCCGTGTTTTGCCGAGTCTGAAAAAAGTCaagcaagaagaaaaagaagcacGGGGCCCATTTTGACCGAATGGATGACGGTTTTATTTGTAAGCTATGCAGTGCAGCACTGAAATATAGTAATAATACATGCACAGTGCAGTACCACTTGCAAAGCCAACATCCACACGCATCAGAGATAACTCAGAGAATCTGTTCAgtggttattttattttgaggtcTGAAAAATGCGGCTACAAGTTTCCATTTTGTTTacctgtttgctgtttttgatCGTTAATTAGTCGAGAGcagagcaggaggtttttgtcaCAGTGCTCTCGGATTCAACGTGTGTTTTcgttttgttaaaatgtttataACATTAGAAAAGTCTGGCTATTCTTTGCTAATTATTTTAAgttataaaatattttcctaCACAGGAGACCTAGGATAGTACGCTGGTTCTGcacatgtaaaaataaacccttacttatgaaaaacaaacaaacaaaacatttgttgtaTAGGTATTTTTTTTATGGGTCACAGACACTTGTCTATTCTAAATAGTACATTTTAATCTTGTTGGCTAAGGGTTAATGGTCCGGTTAACGAGCGTTGGCTATCGgtcagaaagaaaaattcaaaatgagcaTCCCTAAATTACACTGTTTTTTATTGATTGTTTGACAGCCCTAGTATATACCACACTGTCTCTCAAGAATCAACGTCAACACCAAATCCaagatttgttttcagtgtttttttttccccataaataACATGAATATTACTGGTCCATGTTCTGGAGGTTAAGTCAGACTGACGTAACTCAGCCTAGCACCAGGTTTAGTCCGTGAGTGGGAAAGAAAGGCTTCGTGTGTGTTCTAATCCTGGCCGACATCATTCCACAGAACCGGCGTTTTTGGATGATGCTGAACCCAGAGAGAAGCCCGTTCTGTATGAGGAGCTGCGCAGCAGGAACCGGGAGAACTATGAGGTCACGCTGACCAGGAAAGCAGAATCACTCCTCAGGCCTGCAGCGGGAGGGACTGGGCCTAAGAAAGAGGGTAAGGTTGGCTGAGTGCACTTCACTCTGTGGAGTTTTCCATATGTTTCTGGTTCTTTCTCAGAGCTTGGTCTGACTGCTCAGAGCGACAGGTCTGTCAGGTTAGTTGTCCTGCTGTCAGGTCAGAGCGACAGGTCTGTCAGGTTAGTTGTCCTGCTGTCAGGTCAGAGCGACAGGTCTGTCAGGTTAGTTGTCCTGCTGTCAGGTCAGAGCGACAGGTCTGTCAGGTTAGTTGTTCTGCTGTCAGGTCAGAGCGACAGGTCTGTCAGGTTAGTAGTTCTGCTGTCTTTACTGTGACTGACCAGGGGTCACCTGTTGTTGATATTAATGTTTGTACTCTGTTTCCATCCACAGTGAAGAAGAACATTTATGGAGATACATGGGAGGAATGACTGAACTCTCAACTCCATGGAACTCTTGATGTTCAATGTGTATTAACCTTTACAAGCTAATTAAAGTTGACTTCAAAAACACTGATGCTaagccagctgtgtgtgtgttgtttagttTACTGTGTTGATATAGCAAACTCAACACATTGACACTTGTATCTATAAATCATAAAAATGTCCTGcttgtttttgaaaagtgaaacCTTGACTGACATTGTCAGACATTACAAAGGATAAAGAGCAGATCTCATCTGTCCAGTCAAATATTACTTATATTAAGTTATGTGCTCTAGTGGCAAGGTTCACATTTAACAGCCAATGCTGTCACTCTTCACCCTGTTCAATGGTCAGGGGTTTGGACTAATGAACCTGGaggattttttcttgtttgcagGAGGTAGCCCATCAATACTGTGGGTTTTAGTCTACCTCTCAAGTCTGAAATGACCGTGTTTGTATTGTGCAGTATGTGAGTAtctgtgctgtagtgaaatGTCTTTGGTTTACTCTGTGGAAGTTTGTGTCTCGTTAATAGTGAACTGAAGCATATGCTATGCTCGTAGAGGGGTTGCTCAACGATACCTGTGGTTCACTGAGGAATTTAACTGCACAAATActtttgctgcatttttttcttgtcatccACAACCAAACAATTTTATTTAACTATGTCTGTTTATTCTAAACTGAGTATAAATGCATAATAAAAATAACCTCAGCCCATCATAAACATACACTCAGCCCGAGAACCCTTATGAAGTTCTATGACATGATGATAATGTGAGATTGTCGTAATATCAGCAGGGCTTGATGTGGATAAGATGCTTACCTAATGTACTGAAGAACTTGGACGATGGTGATACTATCACAGATaattctccccctttttttccaggGGGAATTATTTAAGTGAGTTTATGGCTTTGCTTGAGAAATGGACACATAACTGAGGTCAGGTTTTGGTGACTAGGCTACAGCAGGTGTTGTGTCCATTTTTCATCTACTTATCATGAGTAaaaattctcttttatttttttcaataaataaaaaatgaaatcaaatgaaaattacTTGTTGGTGGGCTGTTAGATGAAATGACCTACTAACAAGTAATTTCACTAGCTACACTTAAGCAAGGCTTTATAAAGCCAATGCATGAATGCTGAATGCTGAAtgcatgaatgcatgaatgCTGAATGCTGAATGCATGAATGCTGAATGCATGAATGCTGAATGCTGAATGCATGAATGCTGAATGCATGAATGCTGAATGCTGAATGCATGAATGCTGAATGCTGAATGCTGAATGCATGAATGCTGAATGCATGAATGCATGCTGTCCCCCTGAGATAAGAGCTCTTGCACCTCAGACTGTGGTGGAGCTCTCCTTATGCCTAGACTGAGGCGGGGAACCTCATAGAAGAACATACTGTCCTTTTGAGGACTGTTACTGCTATACATATTTTAAGGAACTCGATGAAAAAGAGGAGTTCCTTCCACTGAATGAAAGAATCCTCATTTAGGTAGTAGCTTATAGAAACCGGGGAGTTCGCCACATTCCTGAACTGTGCAGAGAACCTCCATTAAAAAGAGAGCTGTCATTTAGCGGGTGCTGACGGCTGTTGCTCCTCTTCCATCTTTGTGGAGCCTGATGAAATAGCAGAGCGCCTTTCAGTGGACGGCAGCGATCCCGCTCTTGCACCTTGGATGGACACAGAAGAGCTCCTCACATATGTTAACAGTGAAACGAACCACCAATGTTCAGAACATTCTGCTGCTATAAGTGCTTTGAGAATgtcaacaaaaagagaaagagaataataaatagaaataaaagagaataaaaagagaaactCTTAGACCTCAGTTGTTCATAGAATCTCCAGTTTCAAAGATACTGTGTTAGTGatgctgtttttgctgttgataCAGGgagaaaatcattaaaatataaGATCCTTTGACGGCACGGCACCAGATAACCTAGGGAAACAGCCCTCTGAGCCCAGTTTGAAGGAGTGGAGTTCTAGTGATATCAAATCTGTGCAGAGCTCCTGGTCTTCATATGGGAAGCAGAGCTCCTGGTCTTCATATTGGAAGCGGTGGAGGTCTCCTTGTACTACATCTGTGCAAGGAATCTTCAGCTGTTGGTTCATGGAGTTGCTCATTCAAATTCAAGACCTCGTGTTGCTAATGATCCAAAATGGAGAACCTCGTTCAAACGGACAAAAAGCACACCCACATTGATTTTAGATCTCCCAAACCTCTGATGTAAGCAGTTCTCTTTTGGAAACTGCTGTTTTGAGGACGGT
This window harbors:
- the LOC115823930 gene encoding OCIA domain-containing protein 1; translation: MSQASSDYTDRGGQRESSLGPLSLDYIPTEEERRVFRECGQESFWYRSVPVSVISMALTQFLISRGALTSSTRLGSLPKVAFAGVCGYLAGKMSYMKTCQEKFKNLEHSPLGEALRQRQRHIPPRFIHEQSKLNEPDKPVFEPGPQEPSYKQDFPYSDPPFLSSSSRSDSPEPAFLDDAEPREKPVLYEELRSRNRENYEVTLTRKAESLLRPAAGGTGPKKEVKKNIYGDTWEE